Sequence from the Bacteroidota bacterium genome:
AATTTGTTGCGGTTTGCAAAATAATATTCTGTATTTTTATCGGACAATAGTGAAATATAATTCCTATTTAATCGATAGTACTGGTGTGGTAAAGGGGGAATATAAAACGGTACAACCGGTTGATTTTTTAAATGTGAAAGTTGGACTTTCTTTTTAAAAAAAGTATTTTAATTTGATTTCAAACGCTGAAAAACGCCCTTTCTGTTTCCTAGACGTACCCCCAAAACAAAAAAGTCCCTGTAAGTGTTAACCTACAGAGACTTGATGTAGCGGAGACATCCGTCAGCCGACGGAGAACCTGTGACCTTCGGAACTCCTCATCTTTTTATTCCTTAATTAATGACCAAACGAAAGCTCTGCCTCTCGATGTTTTCAATTGTTTTTCTCTCTTCAGAGCTTCGGTCCGTGATGCACAGGATTCGGAATACAGCAGAACCCAGGGTAGGTACTTTTTTGTCCAGCCATCATCACTCAACTCGTTATGATACTGTAATCTCGTCGAAAGGTCAGAGGTTTGACCAATGTATATTTTTCTGTAGATTTCAGAAAATAAAACGTACACCGTAAACATAAACGGAAATTGATTAAAACAAAAAAGCCCCTGTAAGTGTTAACCTACAGAGACTTGATGTAGCGGAGACAGGACTCGAACCTGTGACCTTCGGGTTATGAGCCCGACGAGCTACCACTGCTCCACCCCGCAATATTTTTAAGAACTGATTTTCGGGTTACAATCCCGACGAGCTATCCGTCAGCCGACGGACTCCACCCCGCAATATTTTTAAGAACTGATCTGTATTCAAATTCTCACTTCCGGCTCTTTCTCTGTCTCTCATTCAGCCTATGTCCCGTAAAAGGACTACCTTTGAACCGCGGTGCAAAGATACATATTGTTTGCTTTCCCGCAACAATAATATTTTTTTTATGGCACATAAAGCCGGATTCGTCAATATACTGGGCAATCCCAATGTAGGGAAATCGACCCTGCTCAATGCCCTGATGGGCGAAAAAATATCTTCGGTAACCCGTAAGGCTCAAACTACAAGACATCGTATCATGGGCATTATGACCGGCGACGATTACCAAATCGTGTATTCGGATACGCCCGGACTGCTCAAGCCGCATTACCGCCTTCATAAGGCCATGATGAATGCCGCCCTGGGCGCCATTGAAGATGCCGATGTGATTCTTTATCTGGTGGAAGCCGGTGAGAAAAACCCCGATCTGGAAGTCATCAATAAAATAAATGAATCGCAGGTGCCTGTGCTGCTGCTGTTCAATAAAGTAGATACCGCTGCCGAAGGAGTGATGGAAGAAACCAAAGCACTGTGGTTCCCGCTGTTTACCAAAGCAGAGGCTTTGCCGCTGAGCGCTCTTCACGGACTCAATGTGCGCCTGGTGTTTGATAAAATTCTGGAAACTCTGCCCGAGCACGAGCCCTATTATCCCGACGACCAGATCAGCGATAAGCCCGAACGCTTTTTCGTTGCGGAGATGATACGCGAGCGCATTCTGCTTCAATACAAAGATGAAGTGCCCTATTCCGTAGAGCTCGAAGTGACCTCATTTAAAGAAGATGTTGATATAACCCGTATTGAAGTTACCATCTATGTTGCCCGTGAATCGCAGAAAGCAATCATTCTGGGGAACAAAGGTACGGCGATAAAAAATCTCGGCATAGAATCGCGTAAGCTGATTGAACGCTTTCTGGAAACACATGTGTTTTTGGGGCTTACGGTAAAAGTGAGCAAAGACTGGCGCGACAGCGAACAGGCGCTGAAACAATTCGGTTACGAATCTTAATATTTATAATAATTTTTCTGAAATGTCGAATATTGTAGCAATCGTGGGCAGGCCCAACGTAGGTAAATCAACATTTTTCAACCGACTTACAGGGGAACGCTCAGCCATAGTTGACCCTGTTGCAGGTGTAACCCGCGACCGGCATTATG
This genomic interval carries:
- a CDS encoding GIY-YIG nuclease family protein, with the protein product MFTVYVLFSEIYRKIYIGQTSDLSTRLQYHNELSDDGWTKKYLPWVLLYSESCASRTEALKREKQLKTSRGRAFVWSLIKE
- the era gene encoding GTPase Era, encoding MAHKAGFVNILGNPNVGKSTLLNALMGEKISSVTRKAQTTRHRIMGIMTGDDYQIVYSDTPGLLKPHYRLHKAMMNAALGAIEDADVILYLVEAGEKNPDLEVINKINESQVPVLLLFNKVDTAAEGVMEETKALWFPLFTKAEALPLSALHGLNVRLVFDKILETLPEHEPYYPDDQISDKPERFFVAEMIRERILLQYKDEVPYSVELEVTSFKEDVDITRIEVTIYVARESQKAIILGNKGTAIKNLGIESRKLIERFLETHVFLGLTVKVSKDWRDSEQALKQFGYES